A window from Malania oleifera isolate guangnan ecotype guangnan chromosome 7, ASM2987363v1, whole genome shotgun sequence encodes these proteins:
- the LOC131161013 gene encoding uncharacterized protein LOC131161013 isoform X2 has translation MATLRTSARLPVSAPPPSPIPTAKGSRSAAVDDQIFSQQLEKSLQVPELTLPAPPYFSAGHGISVDELLSMVEEAEWVFGISVEQKAKFSRNYFMRNRNVEEFAWFRSDEMMSEFARQVIGARKYRSFREKLDNIANKLDAVAQELGMVFCEIMDEKFQKEIQKKTSILSLFRYNHDHDFMDKQDQAVNEKNYKSNDQTLSLHLLLQQNEFRVQSGQDPFCFQTGPDTIVVTLGKLFQEWSSGEFKSAAGEVIFEQDIHGSQVSFSIHHKCWPFNDLTNININNNNNNNNNNNNNKLIFIKDQILAAVIMAILYEFFVFISSQFTSA, from the exons ATGGCTACCTTACGCACCAGCGCTCGCTTACCCGTTTCGGCGCCGCCTCCCTCTCCCATCCCCACGGCAAAAGGTTCGCGATCCGCCGCCGTCGACGACCAGATCTTCTCCCAGCAGCTCGAGAAATCACTGCAAGTGCCGGAGCTGACTCTGCCAGCGCCGCCATACTTTTCGGCAG GTCACGGGATTTCGGTCGACGAATTGTTGTCTATGGTCGAAGAAGCCGAATGGGTTTTCGGAATCTCGGTCGAACAAAAGGCGAAGTTTAGCCGAAACTACTTTATGCGCAACCGTAATGTGGAGGAGTTCGCGTGGTTTCGCTCTGACGAGATGATGTCGGAATTTGCACGACAAGTTATCGGGGCCAGGAAATATCGGAGTTTCAG GGAAAAGTTGGATAATATTGCAAATAAACTCGATGCAGTTGCACAAGAATTAGGCATGGTTTTCTGTGAAATTATGGATGAGAAATTTCAGAAAGAAATCCAGAAGAAAACATCAATTTTGAGCTTGTTTAGATATAATCATGATCATGATTTCATGGACAAACAGGATCAAGCGGTCAATGAGAAAAATTACAAATCAAATGATCAAACTTTGAGCCTCCACCTTCTCCTTCAGCAAAATGAGTTCCGTGTCCAATCAGGGCAGGATCCTTTCTGTTTCCAAACAGGCCCGGACACCATTGTTGTCACTCTTGGAAAACTGTTCCAG GAATGGAGCTCGGGAGAATTCAAATCAGCTGCTGGGGAAGTGATCTTTGAGCAAGACATCCATGGAAGCCAAGTCTCCTTCTCCATACACCACAAGTGTTGGCCTTTCAATGATCTTACCaacattaatattaataataataataataataataataataataataataataaattgatCTTCATAAAAGATCAGATTTTAGCCGCGGTGATCATGGCAATTCTATATGAATTTTTTGTGTTCATATCTTCGCAGTTTACAAGCGCATAA
- the LOC131161013 gene encoding uncharacterized protein LOC131161013 isoform X1, with amino-acid sequence MATLRTSARLPVSAPPPSPIPTAKGSRSAAVDDQIFSQQLEKSLQVPELTLPAPPYFSAGTHRPSPATIDFRSLVARNGNAVVRFLQSAKRFGAVRIIGHGISVDELLSMVEEAEWVFGISVEQKAKFSRNYFMRNRNVEEFAWFRSDEMMSEFARQVIGARKYRSFREKLDNIANKLDAVAQELGMVFCEIMDEKFQKEIQKKTSILSLFRYNHDHDFMDKQDQAVNEKNYKSNDQTLSLHLLLQQNEFRVQSGQDPFCFQTGPDTIVVTLGKLFQEWSSGEFKSAAGEVIFEQDIHGSQVSFSIHHKCWPFNDLTNININNNNNNNNNNNNNKLIFIKDQILAAVIMAILYEFFVFISSQFTSA; translated from the exons ATGGCTACCTTACGCACCAGCGCTCGCTTACCCGTTTCGGCGCCGCCTCCCTCTCCCATCCCCACGGCAAAAGGTTCGCGATCCGCCGCCGTCGACGACCAGATCTTCTCCCAGCAGCTCGAGAAATCACTGCAAGTGCCGGAGCTGACTCTGCCAGCGCCGCCATACTTTTCGGCAGGTACGCACCGCCCGAGCCCGGCGACAATCGATTTCCGGTCACTCGTGGCAAGAAATGGAAACGCGGTCGTCCGGTTTTTGCAATCAGCTAAACGATTTGGTGCTGTTCGAATCATAGGTCACGGGATTTCGGTCGACGAATTGTTGTCTATGGTCGAAGAAGCCGAATGGGTTTTCGGAATCTCGGTCGAACAAAAGGCGAAGTTTAGCCGAAACTACTTTATGCGCAACCGTAATGTGGAGGAGTTCGCGTGGTTTCGCTCTGACGAGATGATGTCGGAATTTGCACGACAAGTTATCGGGGCCAGGAAATATCGGAGTTTCAG GGAAAAGTTGGATAATATTGCAAATAAACTCGATGCAGTTGCACAAGAATTAGGCATGGTTTTCTGTGAAATTATGGATGAGAAATTTCAGAAAGAAATCCAGAAGAAAACATCAATTTTGAGCTTGTTTAGATATAATCATGATCATGATTTCATGGACAAACAGGATCAAGCGGTCAATGAGAAAAATTACAAATCAAATGATCAAACTTTGAGCCTCCACCTTCTCCTTCAGCAAAATGAGTTCCGTGTCCAATCAGGGCAGGATCCTTTCTGTTTCCAAACAGGCCCGGACACCATTGTTGTCACTCTTGGAAAACTGTTCCAG GAATGGAGCTCGGGAGAATTCAAATCAGCTGCTGGGGAAGTGATCTTTGAGCAAGACATCCATGGAAGCCAAGTCTCCTTCTCCATACACCACAAGTGTTGGCCTTTCAATGATCTTACCaacattaatattaataataataataataataataataataataataataataaattgatCTTCATAAAAGATCAGATTTTAGCCGCGGTGATCATGGCAATTCTATATGAATTTTTTGTGTTCATATCTTCGCAGTTTACAAGCGCATAA